Below is a genomic region from Fusobacterium canifelinum.
AAGAGGAATTATTACCACAATGGAAGAGCTTGAAGATTTAAAAGTATTTGATGAAGAAAGAGATGTTATTGTATATGATGTATTAGGAGATGTAGTGTGTGGAGGATTTGCAGTTCCTATGAGGGAAAAGTATGCTGATGTTATTTATATAGTTACATCCTCTGAATTTATGTCAATTTTTGCAGCCAATAATATTATGAAAAGTATCAAAAATTTTTCAAAAATGAAAAATATAAAATTTGGAGGTTTAATTCATAATCAAAGAAACAATAATTCAAGTATAAATATTTTAAAAATTTTTGCAGATATGACTAAATCAAAAATTATAGGAGAAATCCCTTTTAGTAAAGAGCTAATAAAAAGTGAGTTAAATGGAAAAACTATTGCTGAAATGTATCCTAATTCAACTTTATATAATAATTTTTTAGAGCTATCAGAAAAAATTTTAAGTAATCAAGATGATGTTAGTTTTTCTCCACTATCAGAAGAAGAAATGGAATATTTAGCAGCTGAGATACTAAAAGAAAATATTTATTATGAAGAGGAATAAAAATGAATATAGAGAGATGTCTAAAAAATGAAAAAAATAAAATGCTTAAAACTTTACTCAATATTCCAGAAAATATAGTTATCTCTATTGGACCAACTGGCTGTTTAAATGTTCTTTATAATGAGGCAATAAAAGAAAATAAATTAGGAAATTTATATACTTTTCCTATATCTGAAATAGATATGGTTTCTGCTAATCATATAGAAAAATTAGAAAAGTATATAGTTAAGATAATTTCTGAAAATTTTGAAAAAATAAAGTCAATTATTATTTATTTAACTTGTGCAGATTTAATATTAGCAAGTGATTTCTCATTTTTAATGGAGAAAATAAAAAAAGATTATGGAATTATTTTAAAAGTACTGGAAAGAGGTCCTATTGCAAAAAGAAAAATTACACCAGAAAAAAGATTGGAAAAATTATTAGTTGAATTAGAATATGAGTTAAAAAATACCTCAAAAATAAGAGATAAAAAGATAAGTGATTTTAAAATAGAAATTCAACATATAGTTCCACCAATAACTTCTGATTATTCAGGAGCTTGTTCAGTTTTATATGGTGAAAATATTTTAAAGATATTAATTTCACCTAATGGTTGTAAAACACCAGTTGCTTATGATGAAATAAGAAATATAGATTATAGTTTACAATATTCAACATCATTGA
It encodes:
- a CDS encoding nucleotide-binding protein gives rise to the protein MLKIAIYGKGGIGKSTISSNLSAIISKSGKKVLHVGCDPKGDSTRNLMGRKIPTVITILKEKNNLNREDIIYKGFNGIECVETGGPEAGIGCAGRGIITTMEELEDLKVFDEERDVIVYDVLGDVVCGGFAVPMREKYADVIYIVTSSEFMSIFAANNIMKSIKNFSKMKNIKFGGLIHNQRNNNSSINILKIFADMTKSKIIGEIPFSKELIKSELNGKTIAEMYPNSTLYNNFLELSEKILSNQDDVSFSPLSEEEMEYLAAEILKENIYYEEE